In Acidobacteriota bacterium, a genomic segment contains:
- a CDS encoding chromosome segregation protein ScpA: protein MDSSLNINIEAYAGPLDLLLDLIRKQEINIYDIPIATITGQYLEYVHTNIEKLDTEVAGDFLVMAATLIQIKSKMLLPPDPNEGDEDDDPRKELVYQLLEHEKFKQAAAMLQQKQIVQAASWSSPGLREFLSSEDGPGDEPDLAVSLHDLVKAFQAVIDRAKVRPLLDIPEEQVSVAEMMRTLCDLLAARATPVPLKEVLDGLRSRDAAVATFLALLELVRLQAIAVRQSELFGEIELRKHRQFSNAVASLQEGSGGDYR from the coding sequence ATGGATTCATCGCTGAACATTAATATTGAGGCTTACGCCGGGCCGCTGGACCTACTGCTGGACTTGATCCGCAAGCAGGAGATCAACATCTACGACATTCCCATCGCCACCATCACCGGGCAGTATCTCGAATATGTTCACACCAACATCGAGAAGCTGGATACGGAAGTCGCGGGGGATTTTCTGGTGATGGCCGCCACGCTGATTCAGATCAAGTCGAAGATGCTGCTGCCTCCCGACCCCAATGAGGGCGACGAGGATGACGATCCGCGCAAGGAACTGGTCTATCAACTCCTGGAGCACGAAAAGTTCAAGCAGGCGGCGGCGATGTTGCAGCAGAAGCAGATTGTGCAGGCGGCAAGCTGGTCATCACCGGGGTTGCGCGAGTTCCTCTCCTCAGAGGATGGACCCGGCGACGAGCCCGACCTTGCTGTCTCACTGCACGATCTGGTGAAGGCCTTTCAGGCGGTGATTGATCGCGCCAAGGTTCGCCCACTGCTCGATATACCGGAAGAGCAGGTCAGCGTGGCCGAGATGATGCGCACGCTCTGCGACCTGCTCGCCGCGCGCGCCACGCCGGTGCCGTTGAAGGAAGTTTTGGATGGACTGCGCTCGCGCGATGCGGCTGTGGCCACCTTCCTCGCTCTGCTCGAACTGGTGCGACTGCAAGCCATCGCGGTACGCCAGAGCGAACTATTCGGCGAGATCGAGTTGCGCAAACACCGCCAGTTTTCCAATGCCGTCGCCAGTTTGCAGGAAGGCAGTGGCGGCGATTATCGCTGA
- the trpS gene encoding tryptophan--tRNA ligase — MPPTTPAVPADARVLSGLRPTGKIHIGHLVGALANWIELQKKYNCYFFVADWHALTTHYADTSGLQQFILDSVTDYLAVGVDPAKAVIFQQSRVPEHAELHLLLSLITPLGWLERTPTYKEQRENIQDKDLGTYGFLGYPVLQSADILIYKAGFVPVGADQVAHIELTREICRRFANFYGPIFPEPQPLLTPTPRLLGTDGRKMSKSYGNAIFLSDTETEIRAKVSNMLTDPARQRRTDPGNPDVCPVFGLHKLCSPQETIDTVNTECRRAGIGCVDCKKQMAGNLAQWIAPFTERRNKIVQQPDQVWDVLERGSQRARETAAQTMEEVRAAMNLKQPALDAK; from the coding sequence GTGCCACCGACGACGCCTGCTGTCCCGGCCGACGCTCGTGTCTTGAGCGGACTGCGCCCCACTGGCAAAATTCACATCGGCCACCTGGTCGGCGCGCTTGCCAACTGGATTGAGCTGCAAAAGAAATACAACTGCTATTTCTTCGTCGCCGACTGGCACGCGCTCACCACGCACTACGCCGACACCAGTGGGCTGCAGCAATTCATTCTGGACTCGGTAACGGACTATCTCGCCGTCGGAGTGGACCCTGCAAAGGCCGTGATATTCCAGCAATCGCGCGTGCCCGAGCACGCCGAACTGCACCTGCTGCTCTCTCTCATCACGCCGCTCGGCTGGCTGGAACGCACGCCCACCTACAAGGAGCAGCGCGAGAATATTCAGGACAAGGACCTCGGCACCTACGGCTTCCTCGGCTACCCTGTGCTGCAATCGGCGGACATATTGATTTACAAAGCCGGGTTCGTCCCGGTAGGCGCGGATCAGGTGGCGCACATCGAACTGACGCGTGAAATCTGCCGCCGCTTCGCCAATTTCTACGGGCCGATTTTCCCCGAGCCGCAGCCTCTGCTGACGCCCACGCCACGCCTGCTGGGAACCGATGGCCGCAAGATGTCAAAGAGCTACGGCAACGCCATCTTCCTCAGCGACACGGAAACGGAGATTCGCGCCAAGGTTTCCAACATGCTGACCGACCCGGCGCGCCAGAGGCGCACTGATCCCGGCAACCCGGACGTCTGCCCCGTCTTCGGACTCCACAAACTTTGCTCGCCCCAGGAGACCATAGACACGGTCAACACCGAATGCCGCCGCGCCGGCATCGGCTGCGTGGATTGCAAGAAGCAGATGGCCGGGAATCTGGCGCAGTGGATCGCGCCCTTCACCGAGCGCCGCAACAAGATCGTGCAGCAGCCCGACCAGGTCTGGGACGTGCTGGAGCGGGGATCGCAGCGCGCGAGAGAGACCGCCGCGCAAACCATGGAAGAAGTTCGTGCAGCCATGAACCTGAAGCAACCGGCGCTCGACGCAAAGTAA
- a CDS encoding pseudouridine synthase yields the protein MPLERLQKIIAAAGVCSRRAAEELITAGRVRVDGDIVNELGAKADPAVSEIIVDGKPLRRAAPPVYLMMNKPRGCVTTTDDPEGRPTVMQFVSRIKERLYPVGRLDFHSEGLLLFTNDGEFANRILATGYGINKTYMAKVHGTPSPEALANLRKGIMMDGRRTLPSEISALPAQSRGEDWREPNKKLYAEKDARRNPRAAAEKSEKDDGNPWYEVILQEGRQNQIRRMFELVGHPVRKLRRVRIGRLSLGLLKPGEVRHLMPGEVRQLMMGEKNRTASAPKFPRPLRATSAAPRPSAPPRTATRPYVGRPAAARTFTPRPMGERPMSGARPFNTRPAPSRPTENRPTSAPPFNDRLAPSRPTGDRPASSRPFASRPTGARPTGTRPFSPRPDSFRPTGARPTGARPFASRPTGARPTSPRPFNDRPAASRPTGDHPTSSRPFASRPTGARPTGARPFGARPTNPRLVSSGASGARPTGSRPTAPPRRPSGGPGRPPSRSGPPSRSGAPRRRP from the coding sequence ATGCCTCTTGAACGTTTGCAAAAAATCATCGCCGCCGCCGGTGTGTGCTCCCGCCGCGCCGCCGAGGAACTCATCACCGCGGGCCGCGTCCGCGTGGACGGCGATATCGTCAACGAGCTGGGCGCGAAGGCTGACCCGGCCGTCTCGGAAATTATAGTGGACGGCAAGCCGCTGCGCCGCGCCGCCCCGCCCGTCTACTTGATGATGAACAAGCCGCGCGGCTGCGTAACCACCACGGATGACCCTGAGGGACGACCCACGGTAATGCAGTTCGTCTCGCGCATCAAAGAGCGGCTCTATCCAGTCGGTCGTCTCGACTTCCACAGCGAAGGCCTGCTGCTGTTCACCAACGACGGCGAGTTCGCCAACCGCATCCTGGCCACCGGCTACGGCATCAACAAAACTTACATGGCCAAGGTTCACGGCACGCCTTCGCCCGAGGCGCTCGCCAACCTGCGCAAGGGCATAATGATGGACGGCCGCCGCACTCTGCCCTCCGAGATTAGCGCGCTCCCGGCGCAAAGTCGCGGCGAAGACTGGCGCGAGCCAAACAAGAAACTGTATGCCGAGAAGGATGCGCGTCGAAATCCGCGCGCAGCAGCAGAGAAGTCCGAGAAGGACGACGGCAACCCGTGGTATGAAGTGATCCTGCAGGAAGGGCGGCAAAACCAAATCCGCCGCATGTTCGAGCTGGTGGGCCATCCCGTGCGCAAGCTGCGCCGGGTGCGCATCGGCCGCCTCAGCCTGGGTCTGCTGAAGCCCGGCGAAGTCCGCCACCTGATGCCCGGCGAAGTCCGCCAGCTCATGATGGGCGAAAAGAATCGCACCGCCAGCGCGCCTAAATTTCCGCGCCCGCTTCGCGCAACATCAGCGGCACCGCGGCCATCCGCGCCGCCCAGGACCGCCACCCGCCCCTACGTCGGACGTCCAGCCGCCGCCCGCACGTTTACACCCCGTCCCATGGGTGAGCGCCCGATGAGCGGCGCACGTCCGTTCAACACACGCCCGGCGCCATCACGTCCAACTGAAAATCGCCCAACCAGCGCGCCCCCATTCAACGATCGCCTGGCGCCATCACGTCCCACGGGCGATCGCCCAGCCAGTTCACGCCCGTTCGCATCGCGCCCCACCGGAGCACGGCCAACCGGCACGCGTCCATTCAGCCCACGCCCGGATTCATTTCGTCCAACGGGAGCTCGGCCAACCGGCGCGCGTCCGTTCGCATCACGCCCAACGGGAGCACGCCCGACCAGCCCGCGTCCATTCAACGACCGCCCGGCTGCATCACGTCCAACTGGTGATCACCCAACCAGCTCACGCCCATTCGCATCACGCCCAACGGGAGCACGCCCGACCGGCGCGCGTCCGTTTGGGGCGCGCCCAACCAACCCACGTCTGGTTTCATCCGGCGCATCTGGCGCTCGGCCAACCGGCTCACGTCCGACAGCGCCACCGCGCCGCCCGTCCGGTGGACCTGGTCGCCCGCCATCCCGCTCCGGTCCACCATCCCGTTCCGGCGCTCCGCGACGCCGTCCGTAG
- the tsaB gene encoding tRNA (adenosine(37)-N6)-threonylcarbamoyltransferase complex dimerization subunit type 1 TsaB produces MTSVHDQYLLAVETSSGHGSIALVCYREKDGAGVNELLEQAGLSSERTGTALHDEIASLLGRHHLTTADMAGYAVSIGPGSFTAIRVGAAAVKGFAEVHGKPVVAVSTLELIARAAEEVADSVDSAAATPVVWVPILDARRAQVFGAIYERAGEQMKLVGAETVGSLRDLLDRCGSLPAASINNMPRICSPEIGLWADTITAAGFPGSSLVATPNCMADTLARLGIDRLRRGGGVDAAAVDANYVRASDAELFRNI; encoded by the coding sequence ATGACAAGCGTACACGATCAATATCTACTGGCGGTCGAAACCAGTTCAGGACACGGCAGCATCGCGCTCGTATGTTATCGAGAGAAGGATGGGGCGGGTGTCAATGAGCTGCTGGAGCAAGCCGGCCTATCGTCCGAGCGGACGGGCACGGCGCTGCACGATGAGATTGCCAGCTTGCTCGGACGCCATCATCTGACTACGGCGGATATGGCAGGCTACGCTGTCTCGATTGGCCCCGGCTCCTTTACGGCCATACGCGTGGGCGCGGCGGCGGTGAAGGGCTTTGCCGAAGTGCATGGCAAACCGGTGGTGGCCGTCTCCACGCTGGAGCTGATCGCCCGTGCGGCTGAAGAGGTGGCCGATTCTGTTGATTCAGCCGCGGCCACGCCGGTGGTTTGGGTGCCCATCCTCGACGCTCGCCGGGCGCAAGTGTTCGGCGCGATCTACGAGAGAGCCGGAGAGCAAATGAAATTGGTGGGTGCGGAAACAGTCGGTTCGCTGCGTGACCTGTTGGACCGTTGCGGGAGCTTGCCCGCGGCATCCATTAACAATATGCCGCGAATCTGCTCACCAGAGATTGGCCTTTGGGCTGACACCATCACTGCCGCGGGATTCCCTGGTTCCTCGCTGGTGGCCACGCCTAATTGCATGGCGGATACTCTGGCGCGTTTGGGGATCGACCGATTGCGCCGGGGCGGTGGAGTGGACGCCGCGGCGGTGGACGCCAACTATGTCCGTGCTTCGGACGCCGAATTGTTCAGGAATATATAG
- a CDS encoding site-2 protease family protein, which yields MDRQVVEIIFQIIAFLFAISVHESAHAWSASYFGDDTARLLGRISLNPIRHIDPIGTVLMPVMAAVTGVPLLGWAKPTPVNPLRLRHRVRDNMLVAAAGPISNFMVAIAVVIVYKTLLLATGGNIAEDSLLYPLLLLLDMALTVNVILAVFNFLPIPPLDGSHILEGLLPDSLKDAYASLQQFSFLILIAVLMYADLSVVYRPILGFFYFLLLAGNSQFAL from the coding sequence GTGGACCGCCAAGTCGTCGAAATCATTTTTCAGATCATCGCTTTTCTGTTCGCCATCAGTGTTCATGAATCAGCGCACGCCTGGTCGGCGAGCTACTTCGGAGACGACACGGCGCGGCTGCTGGGGCGTATCTCGCTCAACCCCATCCGCCACATCGACCCCATCGGCACGGTGTTGATGCCGGTGATGGCCGCGGTCACCGGCGTCCCGCTGCTGGGCTGGGCCAAGCCCACTCCGGTGAACCCATTGCGCCTGCGCCACCGCGTGCGCGACAACATGCTGGTGGCCGCCGCCGGTCCGATCAGCAATTTCATGGTGGCCATCGCCGTGGTCATCGTCTATAAAACTTTGCTGCTGGCCACGGGAGGAAACATCGCGGAAGATTCGCTGCTCTATCCGCTGCTGCTCCTGCTGGATATGGCCTTGACGGTGAACGTGATCCTGGCCGTCTTTAACTTCCTGCCCATCCCGCCGCTCGATGGCAGCCATATTCTGGAGGGCCTGCTGCCGGATTCACTAAAGGATGCCTATGCGTCGCTGCAACAATTCAGCTTCCTCATTCTAATCGCAGTCCTCATGTATGCGGACCTCTCCGTCGTCTATCGTCCCATCCTGGGCTTCTTTTATTTTCTGCTGCTGGCTGGCAATTCCCAGTTCGCGCTTTAG
- the rimI gene encoding ribosomal-protein-alanine N-acetyltransferase yields the protein MSVADAVTAAELTAASPGAAHWSAQAYADLLSRQGSAQVTGFGWVATADAPGGELLGFICARVVAGEAEILNLAVSGAARRGGIGGALVAAAVERAFALGAERAFLEVRQSNAAARGLYQKLGFSAQGIRRGYYSNPVEDALILALKKPPA from the coding sequence ATGTCCGTTGCCGATGCCGTCACGGCCGCTGAATTGACGGCGGCTTCTCCGGGCGCGGCGCATTGGAGTGCGCAAGCCTACGCCGATTTGTTGAGCAGGCAGGGCTCAGCGCAAGTGACTGGTTTTGGGTGGGTGGCAACCGCCGATGCGCCGGGCGGGGAACTGCTGGGATTCATCTGCGCGCGTGTGGTGGCGGGCGAAGCGGAAATACTGAATCTGGCGGTGAGTGGCGCGGCGCGCCGCGGCGGTATCGGCGGAGCGCTGGTGGCTGCGGCAGTAGAAAGAGCGTTTGCGCTGGGCGCTGAGCGAGCGTTTCTGGAAGTCCGGCAAAGCAACGCGGCGGCGCGGGGTCTTTACCAAAAATTGGGCTTTTCCGCTCAAGGAATACGGCGAGGCTACTACAGCAACCCGGTTGAGGACGCCCTGATTCTGGCGCTGAAGAAGCCGCCAGCTTGA
- the scpB gene encoding SMC-Scp complex subunit ScpB: MSEMTMEELMPDSQQNVPEQTQSEADASSADRSLKSAIEAIIYVASEPVSVEQIAKAVDNTSDAGDIEKARAAARTAVIRAIAQLQQEYQIDARGIEIREIAGGYKMFTKPEHHDTVRRFVKGLTPPLRLSMAALETLATIAYRQPLTAPEIQAVRGVQGTGVLKTLLDRKLIHTAGRKNVIGKPILYKTTKEFLVQFGLGSVSDLPSMEEFEAVLKASFGDVGEPTLPLEENVDGGFTRGEATSARADTDDSDSDTNPEDQNDSADSDSHAS; this comes from the coding sequence ATGAGTGAGATGACTATGGAAGAATTGATGCCGGATAGCCAACAGAATGTGCCGGAGCAGACGCAGAGCGAAGCGGACGCTTCCTCCGCCGACCGCAGCCTGAAGTCCGCGATTGAGGCCATCATCTACGTCGCGAGCGAACCCGTCTCGGTCGAGCAGATCGCCAAGGCCGTCGATAACACGTCGGACGCGGGCGACATCGAGAAAGCGCGAGCCGCCGCGCGGACTGCCGTCATCCGGGCCATCGCGCAGCTTCAGCAGGAGTATCAGATTGACGCCCGCGGCATCGAGATCCGCGAGATCGCCGGCGGCTATAAGATGTTCACCAAGCCCGAGCATCATGACACGGTGCGCCGCTTCGTGAAAGGTCTCACGCCACCGCTGCGCCTGTCGATGGCGGCTCTGGAAACACTGGCCACCATCGCCTATCGCCAGCCGCTCACCGCGCCGGAAATTCAAGCCGTGCGCGGCGTGCAGGGCACCGGCGTGCTGAAAACGCTGCTCGACCGCAAACTGATCCACACCGCCGGACGCAAGAACGTCATCGGCAAACCGATCCTCTATAAGACAACCAAAGAGTTCCTCGTCCAGTTCGGACTGGGCAGCGTCTCTGACCTGCCCAGCATGGAGGAGTTCGAGGCCGTGCTGAAGGCGTCGTTTGGTGACGTCGGCGAGCCCACACTGCCTCTTGAAGAAAATGTTGACGGCGGATTCACGCGCGGCGAAGCCACTTCCGCGCGGGCCGATACCGACGATTCCGATTCCGATACAAATCCGGAAGACCAGAACGATTCAGCAGATAGCGACTCCCATGCCTCTTGA